A stretch of Lathyrus oleraceus cultivar Zhongwan6 chromosome 6, CAAS_Psat_ZW6_1.0, whole genome shotgun sequence DNA encodes these proteins:
- the LOC127094049 gene encoding probable histone H2A variant 3, translating to MAGKGGKGLLAAKTTAASKDKDKKKPTSRSSRAGIQFPVGRIHRQLKQRVQANGRVGATAAVYLASILEYLTAEVLELAGNASKDLKVKRITPRHLQLAIRGDEELDTLIKGTIAGGGVIPHIHKSLINKTAKE from the exons ATGGCAGGAAAAGGAGGGAAAGGACTTCTTGCAGCGAAAACCACCGCTGCTAGCAAAGATAAGGACAAGAAGAAACCTACTTCCCGCTCATCTCGTGCCGGAATCCAG TTTCCTGTGGGTAGGATCCACAGACAGCTGAAACAAAGAGTCCAAGCCAATGGGCGTGTTGGAGCAACAGCTGCTGTTTACTTAGCATCCATTCTGGAGTATCTGACTGCAGAAGTTCTTGAGCTCGCCGGAAATGCAAGCAAAGATCTGAAGGTGAAGAGGATAACACCAAGACATTTGCAGCTTGCAATTAGGGGAGATGAGGAACTTGATACCCTTATTAAAGGGACAATTGCTGGTGGTGGTGTCATTCCTCACATTCATAAGTCGTTGATCAACAAAACTGCCAAGGAATGA